From Anolis carolinensis isolate JA03-04 unplaced genomic scaffold, rAnoCar3.1.pri scaffold_105, whole genome shotgun sequence, a single genomic window includes:
- the LOC134295213 gene encoding sulfate anion transporter 1-like: MEKEMETNKLENGSHLQFFMEKKTPPKISKTAVIKSQLRKNCSCSRERMKKTVMDFFPVLQWLPKYKCKEYIWGDIMSGLVIGIILVPQAIAYSLLAGLKPIYSLYTSFFANIIYFLMGTSRHVSVGIFSLLSLMVGQVVDRELLLAGFDLNDDPHEVTGGRNPLNVTVHNLTLGTMSMECGKECYAIGVATALTFLAGVYQVLMGIFHLGFVSMYLSEPVLDGFATGASVTILTAQVKYLVGIKIPRAQGYGVLITTWVNIFSNISQANVCDVITSTICITVLVTAKELGDRYKDRLKVPLPTELIVIVMATLVSHYGQLKEMYGSSVSGEIPTGFIPPQVPSLTLMQRVAVDALPLAIVGFAFTISLSEMFAKKYAYTVKANQEMFAIGFCNIIPAFFHCFATSAALAKSLVKASTGCQTQVSSLVSAVVVLLVLLFFAPLFFSLQKCVLACIIIVSLRGALRKFKDLPQRYRLDRVDALVWCVTMLSSALISTEMGLLVGVVFSILCIIGRTQRPHAALLGQIENTVFYEDEEEYTNLLPVPRVKIFRFEAPLYYANKDFFLKCLHNKTGFDPTIEIARRKKAKKKGQPNSHKGLEHGDTGLSLVTKPRDIQAIIIDCSSIPFLDTAGVSALKETFKDHQEWKVTVLLACCSPCVIASLERGGYSASANKNMHELVFHNIHSAVQFVKERKTTADDSVV, translated from the exons atggaaaaagaaatggaaacaaaTAAGTTGGAAAATGGATCCCATCTCCAGTTCTTTATGGAAAAAAAGACTCCACCCAAGATCAGCAAAACAGCAGTGATAAAAAGCCAGCTGAGGAAAAACTGTTCCTGTAGCAGGGAAAGAATGAAAAAAACAGTCATGGACTTTTTCCCTGTGTTACAGTGGCTTCCCAAATACAAGTGTAAAGAGTATATTTGGGGAGACATTATGTCAGGCTTGGTCATCGGAATCATTTTAGTGCCGCAAGCAATAGCCTACTCCCTGCTAGCAGGCCTGAAGCCAATATACAGTCTTTACACATCTTTCTTTGCCAACATTATCTACTTTCTCATGGGCACCTCCAGACACGTTTCAGTGGGCATTTTCAGTTTATTAAGCTTAATGGTTGGACAAGTTGTTGACAGGGAACTGCTGTTGGCAGGGTTTGACCTCAACGATGATCCTCATGAGGTCACTGGTGGCAGAAATCCTTTGAATGTCACCGTTCACAATTTAACCCTCGGCACAATGAGCATGGAATGTGGGAAAga atgctatgcCATTGGGGTGGCTACAGCACTGACCTTCCTGGCTGGGGTTTATCAG GTTCTAATGGGAATCTTCCACTTGGGCTTTGTGTCGATGTATCTTTCAGAGCCAGTACTTGATGGCTTTGCAACGGGTGCTTCAGTAACCATTCTAACAGCTCAGGTTAAGTACCTTGTTGGCATCAAAATCCCTCGGGCCCAGGGATACGGTGTCTTAATCACCACCTGGGTTAATATTTTCAGCAACATTTCCCAGGCTAATGTCTGCGATGTGATCACAAGCACGATATGCATCACAGTGCTGGTCACTGCCAAGGAACTAGGGGACAGATATAAGGACAGGCTCAAGGTTCCTCTTCCTACAGAGCTGATAGTGATTGTGATGGCAACACTGGTTTCCCATTATGGACAGCTGAAGGAAATGTATGGCTCCAGTGTTTCAGGCGAAATCCCCACTGGATTTATTCCTCCCCAGGTGCCCAGCTTGACTCTCATGCAGAGAGTTGCTGTCGATGCCCTCCCTCTTGCCATCGTTGGCTTTGCCTTCACCATTTCACTCTCAGAAATGTTTGCCAAGAAATATGCCTACACGGTCAAGGCCAACCAGGAAATGTTTGCCATCGGCTTTTGCAACATCATCCCGGCTTTCTTCCACTGCTTTGCCACTAGTGCGGCCCTGGCAAAGAGCCTGgtcaaggcatcgacaggatgtCAGACACAGGTATCCAGCTTGGTGAGTGCTGTTGTGgtgcttctggtgttgctttTCTTTGCACCCCTCTTTTTCAGCTTGCAGAAGTGTGTCCTGGCATGCATTATCATTGTCAGCCTAAGAGGCGCCCTCAGGAAATTCAAAGACCTTCCGCAGCGATACCGCCTAGACCGAGTGGATGCCCTGGTGTGGTGTGTTACCATGCTCTCGTCTGCCTTGATCAGCACCGAAATGGGCCTTCTAGTTGGGGTTGTGTTTTCAATCCTGTGCATAATTGGCCGCACCCAGCGCCCTCATGCTGCCTTACTTGGGCAGATTGAGAATACTGTCTTCTATGAAGACGAGGAGGAATACACAAACCTCCTGCCTGTTCCAAGGGTGAAAATATTTCGCTTTGAAGCACCGCTTTATTATGCAAATAAAGATTTTTTCCTCAAGTGCCTCCACAACAAAACGGGGTTTGACCCTACGATTGAAATTGCCAGGAGAAAAAAGGCCAAGAAGAAAGGGCAGCCAAATTCTCACAAAGGACTTGAACATGGAGATACAGGTTTATCTCTTGTCACTAAACCCAGAGACATTCAGGCCATCATCATTGACTGCTCTTCCATTCCATTTTTGGACACAGCTGGTGTGAGCGCATTAAAAGAAACATTCAAAGACCACCAAGAATGGAAAGTCACGGTTCTTCTGGCTTGCTGCAGCCCCTGCGTGATAGCTTCCCTGGAAAGAGGGGGCTACTCAGCCAGTGCAAACAAAAACATGCATGAACTTGTGTTTCATAACATACACAGTGCTGTCCAATTTGTAAAAGAGAGGAAGACTACAGCAGACGATTCAGTTGTATAG